Proteins encoded in a region of the Saccharothrix ecbatanensis genome:
- a CDS encoding discoidin domain-containing protein, which produces MHRLRTARSVFAPLLGFALVIGLAVVPGTATAAPELLSQGKPATASSIEGAGTPASAAVDGNGGTRWASAWSDPQWLRVDLGATSTLSRVELDWEAAYGTSFQIQVSADGTTWTPVHSTTSGTGGRQGFDVTGSGRYVRMYGTQRANGYGYSLWEFRVYGTQGNPPPGDGVRVTGSHGNWQLTVDGKPWTVKGLTWGPPAADAARYMPELKSMGVNTLRTWGTDGSTKPLLDAAAANGLRVMNGFWLQPGGGPGSGGCVNYVTDATYKTDMLNTIRQWVTTYKDHPGVLMWNVGNESILGLQNCYSGTELENQRVAYAKYVNEAARAIHAIDTNHPVTNTDAWTGAWTYLKAHAPDLDLYSVNSYGNVCKVRQDWIDGGHTKPYILTEAGPAGEWEVPNDVNGVPSEPTDVQKRDGYTQAWNCITGHTGVSFGGTLFHYGTEYDFGAVWFNLTPAGKKRLSFYAVQRAFGGATPANTPPVITGMNLPTSIPAGAQLNIDVAASDPNGDAITWSAAFNSKYIDESGGLGFTPVQVNGNRLTVTAPDRLGVWKVYVMAEDGRGNIGIETKSVRVVAPQPAGVNVAQGKATTASSYQQVGDGAPFPPGNTTDGNAATRWASDWADPQWVRVDLGAPTTFHHVQLVWEGAYGRAYEIQVSDDGTTWRSVYGTAAGNGGVDSIDVTATARYVRLHATQRGTGWGYSLYEFGVYRR; this is translated from the coding sequence ATGCACCGCCTCCGAACCGCCCGCTCGGTGTTCGCACCGCTCTTGGGGTTCGCCCTGGTCATAGGACTCGCGGTAGTCCCGGGCACGGCGACCGCGGCTCCCGAGCTGCTCTCCCAGGGCAAGCCCGCCACCGCGTCCTCGATCGAAGGCGCGGGCACACCCGCGTCGGCGGCCGTCGACGGCAACGGCGGCACCCGGTGGGCCAGCGCGTGGAGCGACCCGCAGTGGTTGCGGGTGGACCTGGGCGCCACGTCCACGCTGAGCCGCGTCGAACTGGACTGGGAAGCCGCGTACGGGACCTCGTTCCAGATCCAGGTCTCGGCCGACGGCACCACGTGGACTCCGGTCCACAGCACCACTTCCGGCACCGGCGGCCGGCAGGGCTTCGACGTCACCGGCTCCGGCCGGTACGTCCGCATGTACGGCACCCAGCGCGCCAACGGTTACGGCTACTCCCTGTGGGAGTTCCGCGTCTACGGCACGCAGGGCAACCCCCCGCCCGGCGACGGCGTGCGCGTCACCGGCTCGCACGGCAACTGGCAGCTCACCGTGGACGGGAAGCCGTGGACGGTGAAGGGCCTCACCTGGGGTCCGCCCGCCGCGGACGCGGCCCGGTACATGCCGGAACTGAAGTCCATGGGCGTCAACACCTTGCGCACGTGGGGCACCGACGGCTCGACCAAACCGCTGCTCGACGCGGCGGCGGCCAACGGCCTGAGGGTGATGAACGGCTTCTGGTTGCAGCCCGGCGGTGGCCCGGGTTCCGGCGGGTGCGTCAACTACGTCACCGACGCGACCTACAAGACCGACATGCTGAACACGATCCGGCAGTGGGTGACCACCTACAAGGACCACCCCGGCGTGCTCATGTGGAACGTCGGCAACGAGTCGATCCTGGGCCTCCAGAACTGCTACTCCGGCACGGAGTTGGAGAACCAGCGCGTCGCGTACGCCAAGTACGTCAACGAAGCCGCCCGCGCGATCCACGCCATCGACACCAACCACCCGGTGACGAACACCGACGCGTGGACCGGCGCCTGGACGTACCTGAAGGCGCACGCGCCCGACCTCGACCTGTACTCGGTGAACTCCTACGGCAACGTGTGCAAGGTCCGCCAGGACTGGATCGACGGCGGCCACACCAAGCCGTACATCCTCACCGAGGCCGGTCCGGCCGGTGAGTGGGAGGTGCCGAACGACGTCAACGGCGTGCCGAGCGAGCCGACCGACGTGCAGAAGCGGGACGGCTACACCCAGGCGTGGAACTGCATCACCGGGCACACCGGGGTGTCGTTCGGCGGCACGTTGTTCCACTACGGCACGGAGTACGACTTCGGCGCGGTGTGGTTCAACCTGACCCCGGCGGGCAAGAAGCGGCTGTCGTTCTACGCGGTGCAGCGGGCGTTCGGCGGCGCGACGCCGGCCAACACGCCGCCGGTGATCACCGGGATGAACCTGCCCACCAGCATCCCGGCGGGCGCGCAGCTGAACATCGACGTGGCCGCGAGCGACCCGAACGGCGACGCGATCACGTGGTCGGCGGCGTTCAACAGCAAGTACATCGACGAAAGCGGCGGTCTGGGCTTCACGCCCGTGCAGGTCAACGGGAACAGGCTCACCGTCACCGCGCCCGACCGGCTGGGCGTGTGGAAGGTGTACGTGATGGCCGAGGACGGCCGCGGCAACATCGGCATCGAGACCAAGTCGGTCCGGGTCGTGGCGCCGCAGCCGGCGGGCGTGAACGTGGCACAGGGCAAGGCGACCACTGCGTCGTCCTACCAGCAGGTGGGCGACGGCGCGCCGTTCCCGCCGGGCAACACCACGGACGGCAACGCGGCGACGCGCTGGGCCAGTGACTGGGCGGACCCGCAGTGGGTCCGGGTCGACTTGGGCGCGCCGACCACGTTCCACCACGTCCAGCTGGTGTGGGAGGGCGCTTACGGCCGGGCGTACGAGATCCAGGTGTCGGACGACGGGACCACGTGGCGGTCGGTGTACGGGACGGCGGCCGGCAACGGAGGCGTGGACTCGATCGACGTGACGGCCACCGCGCGGTACGTGCGGCTGCACGCCACCCAACGCGGCACGGGCTGGGGCTACTCGCTCTACGAGTTCGGCGTCTACCGGCGCTGA
- a CDS encoding DUF1996 domain-containing protein, which yields MSRKLRALAATAAVGLLSTALTVSTHSAQADELVTHHEFQANCSVTTHRPDDPIVFPGLPGASHMHTFLGNHSTDARSTTDSLKAGQTNCRTPDDKSAYWFPSLYNGDQLVPPNFPQVIYYKSGILKYQEVRSFPAGIRFVVGSPSATQDQFRTAPGAVEGWECGNSSHNWDFPSYCPPGTQLNVRYQAPSCWNGRDLDSADHKSHMAYPDRATLVCPSTHPVPVPMIEFKMAFPVSGDMSRVRLASGRGYTWHYDFMNAWDGPTLQALVSHCVNGGLQCDPRGYDQYKPHRGAALGTDYRLPR from the coding sequence GTGTCCCGAAAACTCCGCGCGCTGGCCGCTACTGCGGCGGTCGGCCTACTTTCCACCGCCTTAACGGTCTCCACCCACTCGGCGCAGGCCGATGAGCTGGTCACGCACCACGAGTTCCAGGCCAACTGCTCGGTCACCACGCACCGACCCGACGACCCGATCGTCTTCCCCGGGCTGCCGGGCGCGTCCCACATGCACACGTTCCTGGGCAACCACTCCACGGACGCGCGCAGCACCACCGACTCGCTCAAGGCCGGGCAGACGAACTGCCGGACGCCGGACGACAAGTCCGCGTACTGGTTCCCGTCGCTCTACAACGGCGACCAGCTCGTGCCGCCGAACTTCCCCCAGGTCATCTACTACAAGTCCGGCATCCTGAAGTACCAGGAGGTCCGGTCGTTCCCGGCCGGCATCCGGTTCGTGGTCGGCAGCCCGTCCGCGACGCAGGACCAGTTCCGCACCGCGCCCGGCGCCGTCGAGGGCTGGGAGTGCGGCAACAGCTCGCACAACTGGGACTTCCCGTCGTACTGCCCGCCCGGCACCCAGCTCAACGTCCGCTACCAGGCCCCGAGCTGCTGGAACGGGCGTGACCTCGACTCGGCGGACCACAAGTCGCACATGGCCTACCCGGACCGGGCGACGCTGGTGTGCCCGTCCACGCACCCGGTGCCCGTGCCGATGATCGAGTTCAAGATGGCCTTCCCCGTGTCCGGCGACATGTCGCGGGTCCGGCTGGCCAGCGGCCGTGGGTACACCTGGCACTACGACTTCATGAACGCGTGGGACGGGCCCACGCTCCAGGCGCTGGTCAGCCACTGTGTCAACGGCGGCCTCCAGTGCGATCCGCGCGGGTACGACCAGTACAAGCCGCATCGGGGCGCCGCTCTCGGCACGGACTACCGGTTGCCGCGGTGA
- a CDS encoding DUF305 domain-containing protein: MRTFPATPGRFRALWGATLLLLVACSSPSSPEPVTSSPFNTTDTAWIQLMIPMNEQLLPALDLAPPALATFTADLRTSHEQELVALKGLRTRADLPDANVHAGHQMPGLVSDADLAGLRLDPSGLPAKLREHLEQSALLARGEQDSGADQETRELAESITSKRAAQLARLGATGSG, encoded by the coding sequence TTGAGGACATTTCCGGCCACCCCAGGGCGCTTCCGGGCGCTCTGGGGTGCCACCCTGCTGCTCCTGGTGGCGTGCTCGTCCCCTTCGTCCCCGGAGCCCGTGACGTCGTCGCCGTTCAACACCACCGACACCGCGTGGATCCAGCTGATGATCCCGATGAACGAACAGCTCCTGCCCGCCCTCGACCTCGCACCGCCCGCGCTCGCCACCTTCACGGCCGACCTGCGGACGTCACACGAGCAGGAACTGGTTGCGCTGAAAGGGTTACGGACCCGTGCGGACCTGCCGGACGCGAACGTGCACGCCGGTCACCAGATGCCCGGTCTGGTCTCGGACGCGGACCTCGCCGGTCTGCGCCTGGACCCGTCCGGACTGCCCGCGAAGCTGCGCGAACACTTGGAGCAGTCGGCGTTGTTGGCGCGAGGCGAGCAGGACAGCGGAGCGGATCAGGAGACCCGCGAACTGGCCGAGTCGATCACCTCGAAGCGGGCCGCGCAGCTGGCGCGACTCGGCGCGACCGGATCAGGCTGA